CGTTTCTGTCGGCGGTCGAAGTGGACGCTCAGGGCAGCGTGAACATCAGCCGCTTCGCCAACCGGGTGGTCGGAATCGGCGGCTTCGTCAACATCAGCCAGAACGCCAAGAAGATGGTGTTCGGCGGCACCTTCACCGCCGGCGGCCTCAAGATCGAGGCTGGGAACGGAACGCTGGCCATCCGTGAGGAGGGGCGGCATCACAAGTTCGTCAACACTCTGGAGCAGATCTCCTACAGCGGCCCCTACGCGCAGTCGCGCGGGCAGGTGACCTTGTTCGTGACGGAGCGCGCGGTGTTTCAGACGACCGAACGCGGGCTGGAGCTGATCGAGATTGCGCCGGGCATCGACCTGGAGCGGGACGTTCTGGGCCAGATGGATTTCCGGCCGGCTATTTCGGACTCCCTGCGCATCATGGACAGCCGTCTGTTCCGGCCGGAGCCAATGGGGCTTGCGGAAGGCTTTGCCGGGAAAAGCCGGCCGGTCCATCCGCGTCTCGCGTCCTGACCGACGCTGCAAAGCGGGGAAGGAAAAGCATCATGGGCCATCAAGCCACCATCACAGGCACGACCCGCCTTTTCGTCATCATCGGCGATCCGATTGATCAGGTACGCTCGCCCCAGGTCTTCAACCCGCTGCTGACCGGCGCCGGCCGGGATGCCGTGCTGGTCCCGGTCCATGTGCGTCCCGGCGGTCTCGCTGCGGCTTTCCAGGGGTTCCGTGCGATGGACAACCTCGAGGGCATCGTCGTTACCGTGCCGCACAAGTTGGCCGCCGCCCGTCTGATCGACGGCATCGGGCCGACCGGCCGGCTGGTGGGTGGGGTGAACGCGGTGCGGCGCGAGCCTGACGGGCGGCTGGTCGGCGATATGTTCGACGGACAGGGTTTCCTGATCGGGCTGCGCCGTGCCGGTCACGCCCCCGAAGGGCGGCGCGCGTTGCTGGTCGGCGCGGGCGGGGCCGGCAGCGCGGTCGGCTTCGCTCTGGCCGGGGCAGGGGTGGAGCGACTCACCATCGTCGATGTCGATGCGGCCAAGGCGGATGGATTGGCATCAGCCGTCGCCGCGGCGTGTCCGCAGGTTCGCGTTGACCGTGGGCCTGCGGTGCCGGATGGCCACGATCTGGTGATCAACGCCACGCCGCTGGGCATGCGGCCCGACGATCCGCTGCCCCTGGATCCCGCGCGCCTCACACCGGGAATACTCGTGGCCGACATCATCATGAAGCCGGCGGTCACGCCGCTTCTGCACGCCGCGGCTGCGCGTGGCTGCATCGTTCACCCAGGTAAGGCCATGCTGGACAGCCAAGCTGAAGCCATCGCGGGTTTTTTCGGCATCCCCCTGCCTTAGCCGCCCTCCGCTCCCAACGTCATCGTCCGACACCGAGCCTTATCGGGCGCACGAAAGTCGGCGGGTGTATCCGCGTCGACGCCT
The Azospirillum sp. TSA2s DNA segment above includes these coding regions:
- a CDS encoding shikimate dehydrogenase, yielding MGHQATITGTTRLFVIIGDPIDQVRSPQVFNPLLTGAGRDAVLVPVHVRPGGLAAAFQGFRAMDNLEGIVVTVPHKLAAARLIDGIGPTGRLVGGVNAVRREPDGRLVGDMFDGQGFLIGLRRAGHAPEGRRALLVGAGGAGSAVGFALAGAGVERLTIVDVDAAKADGLASAVAAACPQVRVDRGPAVPDGHDLVINATPLGMRPDDPLPLDPARLTPGILVADIIMKPAVTPLLHAAAARGCIVHPGKAMLDSQAEAIAGFFGIPLP